One genomic window of Etheostoma spectabile isolate EspeVRDwgs_2016 chromosome 5, UIUC_Espe_1.0, whole genome shotgun sequence includes the following:
- the ufd1l gene encoding ubiquitin recognition factor in ER-associated degradation protein 1 isoform X1: protein MFSFHVFDHPMSRGFQNRFSTQYRCYSVSMLAGPNDRSDVEKGGKIIMPPSALDQLSRLNITYPMLFKLTNKNSDRMTHCGVLEFVADEGICYLPHWMMQNLLLEEGGLVQVESVNLMVATYSKFQPQSPDFLDITNPKAVLENALRNFACLTTGDVVAINYNEKIYELRVMETKPDKAVSIIECDMNVRSSTLSQTTVSYSVVLHLKCVVTLFLRWILMLPWVTKSLNDDLSTRKNQQRKKQIPPVTKTWTWDSELSLALAIVWMVKQKGLSPAPPLLAQVTSKEVFPTTNSKLAGSPSSETRGLCPGKL, encoded by the exons ATG TTTTCCTTCCACGTATTTGACCACCCGATGTCCCGGGGGTTTCAGAACCGCTTCTCTACTCAGTACCGCTGCTACTCGGTGTCCATGCTGGCAGGTCCCAACGACCGCTCCGACGTCGAGAAAGGAGGCAAAA TAATCATGCCACCTTCAGCTCTCGACCAGCTCA GCAGGCTtaacatcacctatccaatgcTGTTCAAGCTGACCAACAAGAACTCAGACAGAATGACCCACTGTGGTGTTCTGGAGTTTGTGGCAGACGAGGGAATCTGCTACCTGCCACACTGG ATGATGCAGAATCTCCTGCTGGAGGAAGGTGGCCTGGTCCAAGTGGAAAGTGTTAACCTTATGGTGGCCACCTACTCAAAGTTTCAGCCACAGAGCCCCGACTTCCTAGACATTACAAACCCCAAGGCAGT ACTGGAGAATGCATTGAGAAACTTTGCCTGCTTGACAACTGGTGATGTCGTAGCTATCAACTACAATGAAAAG ATATATGAGCTGCGAGTAATGGAGACCAAGCCAGATAAAGCAGTTTCCATCATCGAGTGTGATATGAACGTAAGATCCTCTACATTGTCCCAGACAACCGTGAGTTATTCTGTTGTTCTCCACTTAAAATGTGTTGTGACTTTGTTTCTCAGGTGGATTTTGATGCTCCCTTGGGTTACAAAGAGCCTGAACGACGACCTCAGCACCAGGAAGAACCAACA GAGGAAGAAGCAGATCCCCCCAGTTACGAAGACATGGACCTGGGATTCAGA GCTTTCACTGGCTCTGGCAATCGTTTGGATGGTAAAACAAAAGGGATTGAGCCCAGCCCCGCCCCTCTTGGCCCAAGTGACATCAAAAG AGGTATTCCCAACTACGAATTCAAAGTTGGCAGGATCACCTTCATCAGAAACTCGAGGCCTCTGCCCAGGAAAACTTTAG
- the ufd1l gene encoding ubiquitin recognition factor in ER-associated degradation protein 1 isoform X2 yields the protein MFSFHVFDHPMSRGFQNRFSTQYRCYSVSMLAGPNDRSDVEKGGKIIMPPSALDQLSRLNITYPMLFKLTNKNSDRMTHCGVLEFVADEGICYLPHWMMQNLLLEEGGLVQVESVNLMVATYSKFQPQSPDFLDITNPKAVLENALRNFACLTTGDVVAINYNEKIYELRVMETKPDKAVSIIECDMNVDFDAPLGYKEPERRPQHQEEPTEEEADPPSYEDMDLGFRAFTGSGNRLDGKTKGIEPSPAPLGPSDIKRGIPNYEFKVGRITFIRNSRPLPRKTLDDDDAMNRFIAFSGEGQSLRKKGRKP from the exons ATG TTTTCCTTCCACGTATTTGACCACCCGATGTCCCGGGGGTTTCAGAACCGCTTCTCTACTCAGTACCGCTGCTACTCGGTGTCCATGCTGGCAGGTCCCAACGACCGCTCCGACGTCGAGAAAGGAGGCAAAA TAATCATGCCACCTTCAGCTCTCGACCAGCTCA GCAGGCTtaacatcacctatccaatgcTGTTCAAGCTGACCAACAAGAACTCAGACAGAATGACCCACTGTGGTGTTCTGGAGTTTGTGGCAGACGAGGGAATCTGCTACCTGCCACACTGG ATGATGCAGAATCTCCTGCTGGAGGAAGGTGGCCTGGTCCAAGTGGAAAGTGTTAACCTTATGGTGGCCACCTACTCAAAGTTTCAGCCACAGAGCCCCGACTTCCTAGACATTACAAACCCCAAGGCAGT ACTGGAGAATGCATTGAGAAACTTTGCCTGCTTGACAACTGGTGATGTCGTAGCTATCAACTACAATGAAAAG ATATATGAGCTGCGAGTAATGGAGACCAAGCCAGATAAAGCAGTTTCCATCATCGAGTGTGATATGAAC GTGGATTTTGATGCTCCCTTGGGTTACAAAGAGCCTGAACGACGACCTCAGCACCAGGAAGAACCAACA GAGGAAGAAGCAGATCCCCCCAGTTACGAAGACATGGACCTGGGATTCAGA GCTTTCACTGGCTCTGGCAATCGTTTGGATGGTAAAACAAAAGGGATTGAGCCCAGCCCCGCCCCTCTTGGCCCAAGTGACATCAAAAG AGGTATTCCCAACTACGAATTCAAAGTTGGCAGGATCACCTTCATCAGAAACTCGAGGCCTCTGCCCAGGAAAACTTTAGATGAC GATGATGCAATGAACAGATTCATCGCTTTCTCTGGAGAAGGACAGTCCCTACGCAAGAAGGGCAGAAAGCCTTGA